The Carnobacterium mobile DSM 4848 genome includes a window with the following:
- a CDS encoding ABC transporter ATP-binding protein, translating into MIEFKEVTKEYIPGKPVVSNLNLEIRDGEFFVLIGPSGSGKTTTLKMINRLITLTTGYIYVGGKPISDYNIQELRWNMGYVLQQIALFPNMTVEENITVVPEMKKMPKDNMQERVTELLESVGLDAESYRHRRTSELSGGEQQRIGVVRALAADPDIILMDEPFSALDPISRHNLQKDVVELHKKLQKTIVFVTHDMQEAMALGDRICLMNDGEIVQVGTPDEIRTHPKTAFVKDFLKSGNIEVVESQSIQQLVTAGYTQPVAEGENTGELLKATDTVDQLITTLSKEEVVFIQDAQNHIIGKLTRKQLLAYLAANITAGGVTE; encoded by the coding sequence ATGATTGAATTTAAAGAGGTGACAAAAGAATATATTCCCGGCAAACCAGTGGTATCCAATTTGAATTTGGAAATAAGAGACGGTGAATTTTTTGTTTTGATCGGGCCAAGTGGAAGTGGCAAAACCACAACATTAAAAATGATCAATCGGCTGATTACCTTAACCACCGGTTATATTTATGTCGGCGGCAAACCCATTAGTGATTACAACATTCAAGAATTGCGCTGGAACATGGGGTATGTTTTACAGCAAATTGCTTTATTTCCCAATATGACGGTGGAAGAAAATATTACTGTCGTGCCTGAAATGAAAAAGATGCCTAAAGACAACATGCAAGAACGCGTAACTGAATTGCTTGAAAGCGTGGGGTTAGATGCTGAAAGTTACCGCCATCGCAGAACCAGTGAATTATCAGGCGGAGAACAGCAGCGGATAGGAGTAGTGCGGGCGCTCGCAGCTGATCCGGATATTATCTTGATGGATGAACCTTTTAGTGCGCTGGATCCAATCAGCCGTCATAACTTGCAAAAAGACGTTGTGGAACTGCATAAAAAATTACAAAAAACAATTGTCTTTGTAACGCATGATATGCAAGAAGCAATGGCATTAGGCGACAGAATCTGCTTAATGAATGATGGGGAAATCGTTCAAGTCGGTACACCTGATGAGATTCGCACACATCCTAAAACCGCATTTGTCAAAGACTTCTTAAAGTCAGGCAATATCGAAGTAGTTGAATCCCAATCTATCCAACAGTTAGTGACAGCTGGCTATACACAGCCGGTTGCGGAGGGGGAAAATACTGGGGAATTGCTAAAGGCAACAGATACAGTTGACCAATTAATTACGACCTTATCAAAAGAGGAAGTTGTTTTTATCCAAGATGCTCAAAACCACATTATTGGAAAATTGACACGTAAACAACTGTTGGCTTACTTAGCAGCAAATATTACTGCTGGAGGTGTAACAGAATGA
- a CDS encoding ABC transporter permease/substrate-binding protein yields MNAWITTFQERKGALGTALIEHIQLSFISLLIAVLIAIPLAIYLAQHKKAAGPIIQITAIFQTIPSLALLGLLIPLVGIGKVPAVVALVIYALLPILRNTYTGLTEIDPSLDEAADAMGMDRKRKLLKVQIPIAMPIIMAGIRNAMVLIIGTGTIAALIGAGGLGSLILLGIDRGNNQLILMGAIPAAILAVGFDYVLSYFEKVSFKRTIQVLGSVTVAMLVLMIVPLISGKDKEIVIAGKLGAEPEIIMNMYKELIEDQTDLSVQLKPNMGKTTFVFNALESGDIDIYTEYSGTILATFLNEEAKSTDEKEVVEQARQGLAQQYNMSLLEPMAFNNTYALAVTPELAEQYQLKKISDLQAVTDQLKVGFTLEFADRQDGYLGIKDLYGITFDNLQTMEPKLRYSAIKTGDINLVDAYSTDSELAQYDLTVLEDDKGLFPPYQGAPLLLTKTLEKHPELEKVLNQLGGKITDEEMRQMNYEVNVNNANPQAVAHQFLIEQQLIKK; encoded by the coding sequence ATGAACGCATGGATAACGACCTTCCAAGAACGAAAAGGGGCATTAGGGACAGCTTTGATCGAACATATCCAGTTATCTTTTATTTCACTATTGATTGCGGTGCTGATTGCGATTCCTTTAGCTATTTATTTAGCTCAGCATAAAAAAGCTGCAGGTCCAATCATTCAAATCACAGCTATTTTTCAAACTATTCCTTCCTTAGCTTTGCTCGGCTTACTGATTCCATTAGTCGGGATCGGCAAGGTGCCGGCTGTCGTTGCTTTAGTCATTTATGCTTTATTGCCGATTTTGCGCAACACATATACCGGGTTGACAGAAATTGACCCGTCATTAGATGAAGCAGCTGATGCCATGGGAATGGATCGCAAGCGGAAACTGTTAAAAGTTCAAATTCCGATTGCGATGCCCATCATTATGGCGGGGATCAGGAATGCAATGGTTTTAATTATTGGAACGGGAACGATCGCTGCTTTGATTGGTGCCGGCGGACTAGGTAGCTTGATTCTGTTGGGAATCGATCGAGGAAATAATCAATTGATTTTAATGGGAGCTATTCCAGCAGCCATTTTAGCAGTTGGCTTTGATTATGTATTGAGTTATTTTGAAAAAGTTTCTTTTAAGCGGACCATTCAAGTTCTGGGGTCAGTAACAGTCGCTATGCTGGTACTGATGATTGTACCTTTGATCAGCGGTAAAGATAAAGAGATTGTGATTGCAGGCAAATTAGGAGCAGAGCCTGAAATCATCATGAATATGTACAAAGAGCTGATTGAAGACCAAACAGATTTATCGGTTCAATTGAAACCGAATATGGGGAAAACGACTTTTGTTTTTAATGCTTTAGAATCAGGAGATATCGATATTTATACAGAGTACAGTGGAACGATTTTAGCTACCTTTTTAAATGAAGAAGCAAAATCGACAGATGAAAAAGAGGTCGTTGAACAAGCTCGTCAAGGACTAGCTCAACAATATAATATGTCATTATTGGAGCCAATGGCGTTTAATAATACTTATGCTTTAGCAGTTACACCAGAGCTGGCCGAACAATATCAATTGAAAAAAATATCGGATCTTCAAGCTGTTACAGATCAGCTTAAAGTAGGATTTACACTTGAATTCGCTGATCGCCAAGATGGGTATCTAGGAATCAAAGATTTATATGGGATAACATTTGATAATTTACAGACAATGGAACCCAAATTGCGTTACTCAGCGATTAAAACGGGGGATATCAATTTGGTTGATGCGTATTCGACTGACAGTGAATTAGCTCAATATGATTTAACGGTTTTAGAAGACGACAAAGGGTTGTTTCCACCTTATCAAGGGGCACCTTTATTATTGACTAAAACGTTGGAAAAACATCCTGAGCTGGAAAAAGTGTTAAATCAATTAGGTGGAAAAATCACAGATGAAGAAATGCGCCAGATGAACTATGAAGTCAATGTAAATAATGCAAATCCGCAAGCAGTCGCGCATCAGTTCTTAATAGAACAACAATTAATAAAAAAATAA
- a CDS encoding metallophosphoesterase, producing MKIGVLSDLHIDTNGKHLPENETFATLLNNQIKKQQIDLFLIGGDISSDYRVSQAFLDELGQLSGIPILFVPGNHDYWSRNNGKTDTKKIYDYFKSQPESILERPYIINDQWAVVGNSGWYDYGFADTNQYDDLDFQKMKLRVGTWQDKRYCDWGESDQAVAQWMLEKMEEDLEKVGDRNVILMTHVVTHPKFVVTLPHKIYDYFNAFLGSSSYGKLYKEYPNIVYSVMGHVHFRKTFFADHVQFICACLGGKKHWPTKSTESEILNAMFTFNLPD from the coding sequence ATGAAAATTGGTGTATTATCAGATTTGCATATCGATACAAACGGGAAGCATCTACCAGAGAATGAGACATTTGCGACTTTATTGAATAATCAGATAAAAAAACAGCAAATCGATCTTTTCTTAATAGGTGGAGATATTAGCAGCGATTACCGTGTGTCGCAAGCTTTTTTAGATGAACTTGGGCAATTAAGCGGTATTCCGATATTGTTTGTACCCGGTAATCACGATTATTGGTCTAGGAACAATGGAAAAACCGATACGAAAAAAATTTATGATTATTTTAAAAGCCAGCCGGAAAGCATTTTAGAACGGCCTTATATTATTAATGATCAATGGGCTGTAGTGGGCAATTCAGGCTGGTATGATTACGGGTTTGCAGATACAAACCAATATGATGACCTGGATTTTCAAAAAATGAAATTGCGTGTAGGTACTTGGCAAGACAAACGATACTGTGACTGGGGTGAATCAGACCAAGCAGTAGCTCAATGGATGTTGGAGAAAATGGAAGAGGATCTGGAAAAGGTCGGAGATCGAAACGTTATTTTAATGACTCATGTAGTGACACACCCTAAATTTGTTGTAACTTTACCGCATAAAATCTATGATTATTTCAATGCTTTTTTAGGCAGTTCTTCTTATGGCAAGCTGTATAAAGAGTACCCAAACATTGTTTACAGTGTTATGGGACATGTTCATTTCCGGAAAACTTTTTTTGCAGATCATGTTCAATTTATTTGTGCTTGTTTAGGTGGTAAAAAACATTGGCCGACGAAAAGCACAGAATCAGAAATTCTAAATGCCATGTTTACTTTCAATTTGCCCGACTAA
- a CDS encoding Tex family protein, protein MTETAEKIVLDLLKKELKTYTTKQLTTVLNLLAEGNTVPFIARYRKEMTGTLDEVQIREIEERYTYLQTLEKRKSDVIRTIEEQGKLTAELKQAIEKADKMQLVEDLYRPFKQKRRTKATIAKESGLEPLADWLLTFSMGDVTAEAAKYIDEEKNVASVEAALAGAHEIIAERISDEPRYRTWIRDYTAKNGTITSTVKKQEKDEKGIFEMYYDYNEPVNKLVSHRILAINRGEKEGILKVALLIDEPSILKYIVKEMIKEEKSPAAPYVTAAIEDSYKRFIGPSIEREIRSELTEQADEQAINIFGENLRNLLLQPPLKGKMVLGLDPAYRTGCKLAVIDPTGKVIDIDVIYPHKPAGNEARNQAAVKFKQLVEQFDVEMVAIGNGTASRESETFVADNLKEIDRQVFYVIVNEAGASVYSASPVARQEFPDLQVEQRSAVSIARRLQDPLAELVKIDPKSVGVGQYQHDVSQKRLEERLDFVVETAVNQVGVNVNTASAQLLQHVAGLNKTTANNVIAYREENGRFESRAQLKKVPRLGPKAYEQSVGFMRIVDGKNVLDNTGIHPETYKEAKEILELAGVTLKDVGSMKAKKALEQLEQAELMQATGLGKETLKDMLQALSTPGRDLRDEMPAPLLRTDVLSMEDLQAGMELEGTVRNVVDFGAFVDIGVKQDGLVHISKLSKGYVQHPTNVVAVGDVVTVWVEDIDVNKGRISLTMLPPKKQD, encoded by the coding sequence ATGACTGAAACAGCTGAAAAAATAGTTTTAGATTTATTAAAAAAAGAATTAAAAACGTACACTACTAAACAATTAACTACTGTTTTAAACTTATTAGCAGAAGGCAATACAGTGCCTTTTATTGCCCGTTACCGAAAAGAAATGACAGGCACATTAGATGAAGTACAAATTCGTGAAATCGAAGAACGGTATACGTATTTACAAACTCTGGAAAAACGCAAAAGTGATGTTATCCGGACAATTGAAGAACAAGGAAAATTAACTGCAGAATTAAAACAGGCTATTGAAAAAGCAGATAAAATGCAATTAGTGGAAGACTTATATCGTCCATTCAAGCAAAAGCGCCGGACGAAAGCAACGATTGCCAAAGAAAGCGGCTTGGAACCATTAGCAGATTGGTTGCTGACTTTTTCAATGGGTGATGTGACAGCAGAAGCAGCCAAGTATATAGACGAAGAAAAAAACGTAGCTTCAGTTGAAGCTGCTTTGGCAGGGGCTCATGAAATTATTGCTGAGAGAATCAGTGATGAACCGCGTTACCGGACTTGGATCCGTGATTACACAGCTAAAAATGGCACAATAACATCAACGGTCAAAAAACAAGAAAAAGATGAAAAAGGCATTTTTGAAATGTACTATGATTACAATGAGCCGGTTAATAAATTGGTTTCACATCGAATATTGGCCATCAACCGCGGTGAAAAAGAAGGAATTTTAAAAGTAGCCTTGTTAATTGACGAGCCTAGCATCCTTAAGTATATAGTTAAGGAGATGATTAAAGAGGAAAAGTCGCCTGCTGCCCCATATGTGACAGCAGCTATTGAAGACAGTTATAAACGGTTTATTGGGCCGTCAATCGAACGTGAAATCCGGTCTGAGTTGACTGAACAAGCTGATGAACAAGCGATTAATATTTTTGGCGAGAATTTGCGCAACTTATTGTTGCAACCGCCGTTAAAAGGTAAAATGGTATTGGGATTAGATCCGGCTTATCGGACAGGCTGTAAATTAGCTGTTATCGATCCTACTGGAAAAGTTATCGATATTGATGTAATCTATCCGCATAAACCAGCTGGCAACGAAGCTCGAAATCAAGCAGCTGTTAAATTTAAACAATTAGTCGAACAATTTGATGTAGAAATGGTGGCAATCGGAAATGGCACCGCTAGTCGAGAATCTGAAACGTTTGTTGCTGATAATTTAAAAGAAATCGATCGACAAGTTTTCTATGTTATTGTCAACGAAGCAGGAGCCTCTGTTTACTCAGCTAGTCCGGTTGCTCGTCAAGAATTTCCAGATCTGCAAGTGGAACAAAGAAGTGCTGTCAGCATCGCCCGTCGTTTACAAGATCCTTTAGCCGAATTGGTGAAAATCGATCCTAAATCGGTCGGTGTTGGCCAATATCAACACGATGTGTCACAAAAACGTTTAGAAGAACGGTTGGATTTTGTTGTCGAAACAGCGGTTAACCAAGTAGGTGTCAATGTGAATACTGCAAGTGCACAATTGCTGCAACATGTGGCCGGTTTAAATAAGACAACTGCCAATAACGTTATTGCTTATCGTGAAGAAAATGGGCGTTTTGAGAGCCGAGCACAATTAAAGAAAGTGCCGCGCTTAGGACCAAAAGCGTATGAGCAATCGGTTGGGTTTATGCGAATCGTTGATGGAAAGAATGTTTTGGATAATACTGGGATTCACCCCGAAACGTATAAAGAAGCTAAAGAGATTCTAGAATTAGCCGGTGTAACGTTAAAAGACGTCGGCAGTATGAAAGCTAAAAAAGCTTTAGAACAATTAGAACAAGCAGAATTGATGCAGGCAACAGGATTAGGCAAGGAAACACTAAAAGATATGCTGCAAGCCTTATCCACACCAGGACGTGATTTGCGTGATGAAATGCCGGCACCTTTGTTACGGACAGACGTGCTAAGCATGGAAGACTTGCAAGCTGGAATGGAATTAGAAGGAACCGTCCGGAACGTAGTCGATTTTGGTGCATTTGTCGATATCGGCGTGAAACAAGACGGGCTAGTGCATATTTCAAAATTAAGCAAAGGTTATGTCCAACACCCGACAAATGTAGTAGCTGTCGGTGATGTGGTGACGGTTTGGGTAGAAGACATTGATGTCAATAAAGGTCGTATCTCTTTAACAATGCTGCCGCCTAAAAAGCAAGACTAA
- a CDS encoding SprT family protein, translating into MNQKELQKLVEETSINDFGQPFKHQATFNNRLRTTGGRYHLATHNLDFNLKILETFGMEEFIKVIKHELCHYHLHLAGKGYQHKDVDFKQLLKKVDGTRYVQSLAPVKQPKKFWVYQCQTCQNAIYRQRRFNTKRYVCGKCRGKLILSGQTE; encoded by the coding sequence TTGAATCAAAAAGAATTGCAGAAATTAGTAGAAGAAACGTCAATAAACGATTTTGGACAACCATTTAAACACCAAGCGACTTTTAATAACCGTCTGCGTACAACCGGAGGAAGGTATCACTTAGCAACACATAATTTGGATTTTAACCTCAAGATCTTAGAAACTTTCGGCATGGAAGAGTTTATTAAAGTGATAAAACATGAATTATGTCATTATCACTTACATTTAGCAGGTAAAGGCTACCAACACAAAGATGTTGATTTTAAGCAGCTGCTGAAAAAAGTAGACGGAACGCGTTATGTTCAATCATTAGCACCCGTGAAACAACCGAAAAAATTTTGGGTTTACCAATGTCAAACATGTCAGAATGCTATCTATCGGCAAAGACGTTTTAACACAAAACGATATGTTTGCGGAAAATGTCGTGGGAAGCTCATTCTTTCAGGGCAGACAGAATGA
- a CDS encoding glycosyl hydrolase family 28-related protein, which produces MKQTTVIQELLSATFPDYSQVAKKQVAIEETEKQFNLLKGLNKIRKKPARYLNSFIWSKEKTDFTTEPAVTVDAAGQVFPIWKSQLDQAMTRLSQQVRTVSVLDYGAVGDGKTDCTAAFKRAISSGRRRVIIPPGTYRTRGIKLPSYTELIGSGSGTTTLVLADSAPKRERLVSNLSYLKGNHFLRIEGLCLDWNIQRFSEAERSASGGTSSSGLTLAHVQYALVRDIIVKNPGLHGVDVTSAFYNYFGDGKRARLGSRYVWIDQVEVSGFGDDGITTHHSDHILISNSFLHHPSGRAHKTGQSNSNGIEVDDGSQHVTLTNNLTAYCFGGIEIKAHETSSAASDTQIIGHYSYHDNRSYNFRHIGHHSLTDKASRSAFGIRGTYLAAYYPQETQLYTASSPRALVISAYQKVAINHFFAQAQPVDDANHIAISIQYRAGEVKIKNIQLENYSKRNRIVRVSDTTSHVQINYK; this is translated from the coding sequence ATGAAACAAACAACCGTCATTCAAGAATTATTAAGTGCAACGTTTCCAGATTATTCTCAAGTAGCTAAAAAGCAAGTAGCGATCGAGGAAACAGAAAAGCAATTTAACCTGTTAAAGGGGTTAAATAAAATTAGAAAGAAGCCTGCCCGTTATTTGAATAGCTTTATATGGTCTAAAGAAAAAACTGATTTTACAACAGAGCCGGCCGTAACGGTCGATGCTGCTGGTCAAGTTTTCCCAATCTGGAAAAGCCAGTTAGACCAGGCAATGACTCGTTTAAGCCAGCAAGTCAGAACAGTATCTGTTTTGGATTATGGAGCAGTTGGGGATGGGAAAACAGATTGTACTGCAGCTTTTAAACGAGCTATTTCATCTGGCAGGCGTCGGGTAATCATTCCACCTGGAACGTATCGAACAAGAGGGATTAAGCTTCCTTCTTATACAGAATTGATTGGCAGCGGATCAGGAACGACTACTTTGGTTTTGGCTGATTCCGCGCCAAAAAGAGAACGATTGGTCAGCAATTTAAGTTATTTAAAAGGCAACCATTTTCTGAGGATAGAAGGTCTGTGTTTAGATTGGAATATCCAACGGTTTTCTGAAGCGGAAAGAAGTGCCTCAGGTGGGACAAGTTCGAGCGGACTTACACTAGCTCATGTCCAGTATGCTCTCGTTCGGGATATCATTGTTAAAAACCCTGGACTTCATGGCGTCGATGTTACTTCAGCTTTTTATAATTATTTTGGTGATGGCAAACGTGCTCGTTTAGGCAGCCGTTATGTTTGGATCGATCAAGTAGAAGTTTCTGGTTTCGGTGATGATGGGATTACAACTCATCACAGTGATCATATTCTGATTTCAAACAGCTTTTTACATCATCCATCCGGCCGTGCGCACAAAACAGGGCAATCCAATTCAAATGGCATTGAGGTAGATGATGGATCCCAACACGTGACGTTGACCAACAATCTTACCGCTTATTGTTTTGGAGGGATTGAAATCAAAGCTCATGAAACAAGTTCAGCTGCTTCGGATACACAAATTATTGGACATTATTCTTATCATGACAATCGGTCGTATAACTTTAGACATATTGGGCACCATAGTCTGACAGATAAAGCGTCTCGATCGGCTTTTGGAATACGAGGGACCTATCTAGCTGCTTATTATCCACAAGAAACGCAACTTTATACAGCATCATCACCAAGAGCTCTCGTTATTTCAGCTTATCAAAAAGTAGCGATCAATCATTTTTTTGCGCAAGCACAACCAGTTGATGATGCTAATCATATTGCTATTTCAATACAATATCGAGCAGGAGAAGTCAAAATCAAAAATATTCAATTGGAAAATTACTCTAAAAGGAATCGAATAGTTCGAGTTAGTGATACAACTTCTCATGTTCAAATAAACTATAAATAA
- a CDS encoding ATP-binding cassette domain-containing protein, with amino-acid sequence MPNKKDEIILKGLKENNLKNINLTIPKNLITVFTGLSGSGKSSVAFDTLARESRRQMTLNYPLYVRNQMPRYERPHADLMQNLSPVVVIQQRSIRSNSHSTVGTYMDIDPLIRLLFSRIGEPQIGSATDFSRQSTFGRCPTCDGFGEVVTADLSKLVDFDKSLREYAVQFKPLSPSGWQGQWMMTCGLFDPDKPIKNYSKENQDLFLYGPPGGGTIYAPFHTKDGPQNAQWDGLLPRFTRLYINRDVTKLKQVSQADVLAVSTHSVCPLCGGTGLNPKVLDSKINGFNILEYSDLEMTKLINELNHITDSIGKSIAQQAVSPIEQLIEMGLGYLSLSRKMETLSGGEAQRVKIARHLGSSLNNMTYIFDEPSAGLHPEEVGMLISMLNSIKNKHNTVIVIEHDLSIIKAADEIIEMGPSAGIKGGEVIYQGTPLGLKNSQRASTSLEKQLEINKNPRKTDTFFSLDHVTNNNLKDVSVRIPKNVLVSVSGVSGSGKSSLMLEAFMQKYPETISVNQSSIGISSRSTLATYMGIMDDIRAILAKVTNQPIGLFSFNSLGACPVCHGKGVTQPDVAFADPVTVVCEACGGTRYSDKARSYQYKGKNIVEILELTIDEALYYFEKEKNIKKVSTLKEVGLSYLTLGQTTSSLSGGEIQRLKLASYLKKEGQIYLLDEPSLGLHMKDNAKLLEVFQNLVNKGNSVIIIEHNLDFIAKSDWIIEMGPEGGKKGGFIIFEGLPKDLLLANTLTAKWLKKEVKE; translated from the coding sequence ATGCCAAATAAAAAAGACGAAATTATATTAAAAGGACTTAAAGAAAATAATTTAAAAAATATTAATTTAACTATCCCTAAAAATTTAATCACTGTTTTTACAGGTCTGTCTGGTTCAGGAAAAAGCTCAGTGGCTTTTGATACGCTTGCAAGAGAAAGCAGAAGGCAGATGACTTTAAATTATCCTTTATATGTTAGAAATCAGATGCCAAGATACGAACGACCTCACGCGGATCTAATGCAAAATTTAAGTCCTGTTGTGGTAATACAACAACGATCTATAAGATCAAATTCTCATTCAACAGTCGGAACTTATATGGACATTGATCCGCTTATTCGGCTTTTATTTTCTAGAATTGGAGAACCTCAAATTGGAAGTGCTACGGATTTTTCCAGGCAAAGCACTTTCGGGAGATGTCCAACGTGTGACGGTTTTGGAGAAGTAGTAACCGCTGATTTAAGTAAGTTAGTTGATTTTGATAAGTCTCTTAGAGAATATGCTGTTCAATTTAAACCTTTATCACCTTCAGGTTGGCAAGGTCAATGGATGATGACTTGTGGTTTATTTGATCCGGATAAGCCTATTAAGAATTATTCAAAAGAAAATCAAGATTTATTTTTATATGGACCTCCTGGCGGCGGTACTATTTATGCACCATTCCATACTAAAGACGGTCCTCAAAATGCACAATGGGACGGACTGTTGCCTAGATTTACAAGACTTTATATTAATAGAGATGTTACAAAGCTAAAACAAGTGTCTCAAGCTGACGTTTTGGCAGTCTCTACACATTCTGTCTGTCCGCTTTGTGGCGGAACGGGACTAAATCCCAAAGTCTTAGACTCTAAAATTAATGGGTTCAACATTTTGGAATACTCTGATTTAGAAATGACAAAACTAATCAACGAGCTCAATCATATAACGGATTCTATTGGGAAATCTATTGCACAACAAGCTGTCTCTCCAATAGAACAACTGATAGAAATGGGTTTAGGGTATCTAAGCTTATCGAGAAAAATGGAGACGTTGTCAGGAGGCGAAGCTCAAAGAGTAAAGATTGCTCGACATTTAGGCAGCAGCTTAAATAATATGACTTATATTTTTGATGAACCTAGTGCTGGTTTGCATCCTGAAGAAGTCGGTATGCTAATCAGTATGCTAAATAGTATAAAAAATAAGCATAATACAGTCATTGTAATTGAACATGACTTATCCATTATAAAAGCTGCTGATGAAATCATTGAAATGGGACCAAGTGCAGGTATCAAAGGTGGAGAAGTTATTTATCAAGGCACTCCTCTTGGCTTAAAGAATAGCCAACGAGCTTCGACCTCTTTAGAAAAACAATTAGAAATTAATAAAAACCCTAGAAAAACAGACACCTTTTTTTCGCTTGATCATGTTACTAATAATAACTTAAAAGATGTGAGTGTACGCATTCCTAAAAACGTTTTGGTTTCCGTTTCGGGAGTGTCAGGTTCTGGCAAAAGTTCATTAATGTTAGAAGCATTTATGCAAAAGTATCCAGAAACAATCAGTGTAAACCAAAGCAGCATTGGAATATCCAGCCGTTCTACGCTTGCCACATATATGGGGATAATGGACGATATACGCGCTATTCTCGCGAAAGTTACTAACCAGCCAATTGGATTATTTAGTTTCAACTCTTTAGGCGCTTGTCCTGTATGTCATGGAAAAGGTGTTACTCAACCTGATGTAGCTTTTGCAGATCCGGTAACTGTCGTCTGTGAAGCTTGCGGCGGTACACGTTATTCAGATAAAGCACGCTCTTATCAGTATAAAGGAAAAAATATTGTTGAAATATTGGAACTTACCATTGACGAAGCTCTGTATTACTTTGAAAAAGAAAAAAACATAAAAAAAGTAAGCACACTAAAAGAGGTCGGCTTAAGTTATTTGACACTAGGTCAAACGACAAGTTCTTTAAGCGGCGGAGAGATTCAGCGACTTAAGCTTGCAAGTTATCTAAAAAAAGAAGGTCAAATTTATCTTTTAGACGAACCTTCACTAGGCTTGCATATGAAAGACAACGCGAAACTTTTAGAAGTTTTTCAAAATCTTGTAAATAAAGGAAACTCTGTGATTATTATTGAACATAATCTTGATTTTATAGCTAAAAGCGACTGGATTATTGAAATGGGACCTGAAGGCGGAAAAAAAGGCGGTTTTATTATTTTTGAAGGACTTCCTAAAGACTTATTGCTAGCTAATACATTGACTGCAAAATGGTTAAAAAAAGAGGTTAAAGAATAA